The Syntrophales bacterium region AAAATGCGGCTGATTTGTGAAAACGGACTACCATTGGAGAAAGCTTTTGAAAACAAATAAGGTTAACACAGCGAATATATACAGAACAGCGCTTCAACTATCCCGATTTATTGGGTCGGCTCTCAAAGGAGAGAAAGAAGTTAAGAGGATAGCGCTCTGCGCTTTGTCTCTGGTATATGCCGGAGTTCATCCAAAAGGAGATTTGTTCAGCATGGCTGCCAGGTATATAGCTGATCGGCAGCAGGAAGACGGCGGCTGGTCCGATGTCGAAGAAACAGTCCTATCAGTAAAGACGATATCGCTCCTGGGTCGCGGAAAATATGATCCATCGGTGGAAAGAGGGAAAATATGGCTGCGATGCCAGCAGAATCCTGATGGTGGCTGGGGACGATCGATCCGTGATATCTCCCGGATCCCCGTTACCGGATTTCTGCTCTATCTCCTGCCCGGGATCTCCGATTCGAAAACGGTATCATGGCTTAGGGATGAATGGCGAAAAGATTTTGGATGTGATGTGAAACTCACTTACAAAGGGAGCTTTTTCCTGTTGGGACTTTCTGCTTTCGGCGTGCCAGCAAATGATTGCCCCCTGATCGGAGAAACGTACGCATATTTGCATGAAGAACAAAATGACAACGGTGGGTTTGCCCCCTGGAAGGACCATCCGATAGGAAGCGATCCATGGTCCACTGGAGTTGTACTGCTGGGGCTTCTTTCATACCCCGAACTTGTAAAAAGGGCGGTAATAGAGAAAACGGCAAACTGGCTGACAGAGACTCAACTTCCCAATGGACTCTGGCCTTGCCATTATCTCGAAGAGGGTTCTTCCTATGCATATTGGGGACTAGTCGAAGCTATCAAGTATTTATCGAAAGACTTAGACTGATGTGCGGCATCTGCGGAATATATAACGAGAGAAACGGGAAAATAGTAACGGCAATGCTCTCATCCATCCGCCACCGAGGGCCGGATTCCTTCACCACAACCTTATTTGAAAACCATTCCATTGGTGAATGCGGTCTGCATATTGTCAGCACAAAAGATGATGTGCTCCCCTTGATCGACGAGAAAGACAGCATTGCCCTTCTTTTCAATGGAGAAATCTATAATTACAAAGAGATAAAAAAAGAACTTCTACGAGACGGGTATTTGTTTAAGCCCAAGTCCAACTCCGACTCTGATGTTATCATTCCGCTTTACCTGAAATACGGTGTCGATTTCGTAAGGCATCTTAAAGGGATGTTTGCCATTGCTCTGGTCAAGAGCGATGAAATCATCCTCGCGCGTGACCGATTCGGCATCAAGCCTCTTTTTTATTACCGGTCAGGAGAAAAACTCATCTTCGGCTCCGAAATAAAAGCTCTTCTACAGCATCCCGATGTTCCTGCAAGGATTGATATCGATGCCCTGCAGGAATTGACAGTCTTCGGGTATGTTTTCTCCGAGAAACAAACCCCCCTTCAGGATATAAGGCAGGTCGCCCCAGGCACCATCGTTAGATTCAACGGCCAGGAACTATCAAGATACAAGTACTATCAGCCTCCGCTCTCCTTTTATTCACCCCACAGGAGCAATACCTACCCTGAAGCAACTGAGCAGCTTGGCGAAATACTGAACAATACATTCGCCACATTGCTTAACCACGGCGGTCATGAAACCGG contains the following coding sequences:
- the asnB gene encoding asparagine synthase (glutamine-hydrolyzing) yields the protein MGTSRSYQVFIERLRLMCGICGIYNERNGKIVTAMLSSIRHRGPDSFTTTLFENHSIGECGLHIVSTKDDVLPLIDEKDSIALLFNGEIYNYKEIKKELLRDGYLFKPKSNSDSDVIIPLYLKYGVDFVRHLKGMFAIALVKSDEIILARDRFGIKPLFYYRSGEKLIFGSEIKALLQHPDVPARIDIDALQELTVFGYVFSEKQTPLQDIRQVAPGTIVRFNGQELSRYKYYQPPLSFYSPHRSNTYPEATEQLGEILNNTFATLLNHGGHETGVYLSGGIDSTMMAVLSTEILNKPIKTYTLYDCDDAPDLEYARKVSAAIGSEHSEFHVGIQDYLDELPHFIYHYENIMAGGVFDIQGSLAFQIISKHISQSHRVAFTGEGADELFGGYYWIYTHPLGFSDRIRKRATNLPAGSKVRDLVADLFPQPENERTYRKNLFDMLLRTGLSNYHLWSVDRSCASFG
- a CDS encoding prenyltransferase/squalene oxidase repeat-containing protein; protein product: MKTNKVNTANIYRTALQLSRFIGSALKGEKEVKRIALCALSLVYAGVHPKGDLFSMAARYIADRQQEDGGWSDVEETVLSVKTISLLGRGKYDPSVERGKIWLRCQQNPDGGWGRSIRDISRIPVTGFLLYLLPGISDSKTVSWLRDEWRKDFGCDVKLTYKGSFFLLGLSAFGVPANDCPLIGETYAYLHEEQNDNGGFAPWKDHPIGSDPWSTGVVLLGLLSYPELVKRAVIEKTANWLTETQLPNGLWPCHYLEEGSSYAYWGLVEAIKYLSKDLD